From Flavobacterium lipolyticum, one genomic window encodes:
- a CDS encoding aminotransferase class V-fold PLP-dependent enzyme, with product MNSKNSTITLETYFQDFRKNIVGINQEFSSPFGKKQIIYTDWTASGRLYRPIEEKILNEFGPFVANTHTETTVSGTAMTKAYHHARSIIKRHTNASNDDVLITDGTGMTGVVNKFQRILGLKIPENLKDCTVVPAEKRPVVFISHMEHHSNQTSWLETIADVEIIPSCEKGLFCLDNLEQLLEKYSERTIKIASITSCSNVTGLKTPFHEAAKLMHKHNGVCFVDFACSGPYVEIDMHPEDPEAYLDAIFFSPHKFLGGPGTSGVLIFNKKLYNNMIPDCPGGGTVSWTNPWGEHKYIDNIEDREDGGTPGFLQVIKTALAIELKEEMGIENILQREHEIVEYVFNELDTVSNIKILAGQHKNRLGVVSFFIENLHFNLGVKLLNDRFGIQTRGGCSCAGTYGHFLLHVDQETSNKLVNEITIGDLIKKPGWIRMSIHPTTTDKEIAFVCESIKDLAKNHEEWALDYSYNKDTNEFIHKNAGSFEDDLVAGWFKS from the coding sequence ATGAACAGCAAAAATAGTACCATCACTTTAGAAACCTATTTTCAGGATTTTAGAAAGAATATTGTAGGAATTAATCAGGAGTTTTCTTCTCCGTTTGGCAAAAAGCAGATTATTTATACCGATTGGACTGCCAGCGGAAGGTTATATCGACCTATTGAAGAGAAAATTCTTAACGAATTTGGGCCTTTTGTAGCCAATACACATACAGAAACTACTGTGTCAGGTACTGCCATGACAAAAGCTTATCATCATGCCAGATCGATCATCAAGCGTCATACCAATGCGAGCAATGATGATGTTTTGATCACAGATGGAACCGGAATGACGGGTGTTGTCAATAAATTTCAGCGAATTCTGGGTTTAAAAATTCCGGAGAACCTGAAAGATTGCACTGTTGTTCCAGCTGAAAAGCGCCCTGTTGTTTTTATTTCTCATATGGAACACCATTCCAATCAGACCTCCTGGCTGGAAACCATTGCAGATGTTGAAATTATTCCATCTTGTGAAAAAGGACTTTTTTGTCTGGATAATTTAGAGCAACTATTGGAGAAATACAGTGAAAGAACTATTAAAATTGCTTCTATTACCTCCTGTTCGAATGTTACAGGTTTAAAAACACCGTTTCACGAAGCTGCAAAATTGATGCACAAGCACAATGGTGTTTGTTTTGTTGATTTTGCCTGTTCAGGACCTTATGTAGAAATCGATATGCATCCCGAAGACCCGGAAGCATACCTGGATGCAATTTTCTTTTCTCCACACAAATTTTTAGGAGGTCCCGGAACTTCAGGGGTTTTAATTTTTAATAAAAAACTATACAACAATATGATTCCCGATTGTCCAGGAGGAGGTACAGTAAGCTGGACCAATCCATGGGGCGAACATAAATATATCGACAACATTGAGGATCGTGAAGATGGTGGTACTCCGGGTTTTCTTCAGGTAATTAAAACGGCGCTGGCAATTGAGCTGAAAGAAGAAATGGGAATCGAGAATATTCTGCAACGTGAACATGAGATTGTAGAGTATGTTTTTAATGAATTGGATACTGTTTCCAACATTAAAATTCTGGCAGGCCAACATAAGAACCGTTTAGGGGTTGTTTCGTTTTTTATTGAAAATCTTCATTTCAATTTAGGAGTGAAATTATTGAATGACAGATTTGGAATTCAAACCAGAGGAGGATGCAGTTGTGCGGGAACGTATGGGCATTTTCTATTGCACGTAGATCAGGAAACATCCAATAAGCTAGTGAATGAAATTACGATTGGAGATTTAATTAAAAAACCGGGATGGATCAGAATGTCAATTCATCCGACTACTACCGATAAAGAAATTGCTTTTGTTTGTGAAAGCATTAAAGATTTGGCGAAAAATCACGAGGAGTGGGCTTTGGATTATTCCTATAATAAAGATACAAATGAATTTATTCACAAGAACGCCGGTTCGTTTGAAGACGATTTAGTGGCCGGATGGTTCAAATCGTAA
- the msrA gene encoding peptide-methionine (S)-S-oxide reductase MsrA has product MENLSVATFGGGCFWCIEAVIQRLKGVESLKSGFSGGFIKNPPYREVCTGRTGHAEVIQVAFNPDIISYHDLIFIFMTSHDPTTLNRQGADSGTQYRSIVLYHNEEQKVITEKVLEEVKAFYEDPIVTQLVPFEVFYEAETDHQNYYNNNQEARYCQIVIDPKVHKLKKMYADKLRE; this is encoded by the coding sequence ATGGAGAATTTATCAGTTGCCACTTTTGGTGGAGGATGTTTTTGGTGCATTGAAGCTGTAATTCAGCGTTTAAAAGGAGTCGAATCCTTAAAATCAGGATTTTCGGGAGGTTTTATTAAAAACCCGCCCTACCGTGAAGTATGTACCGGAAGAACCGGTCATGCAGAAGTCATACAAGTTGCTTTTAATCCTGACATAATTTCATACCATGACCTGATCTTCATATTTATGACTAGTCATGATCCTACCACCCTGAACCGTCAGGGTGCGGACAGCGGAACACAATACCGCTCGATTGTTTTATATCATAACGAAGAACAGAAAGTGATTACCGAAAAAGTTTTGGAAGAAGTAAAAGCCTTTTATGAAGACCCGATTGTAACGCAGCTCGTTCCTTTTGAAGTTTTTTACGAAGCTGAAACAGACCATCAAAATTATTACAACAACAATCAGGAAGCACGTTACTGCCAGATCGTAATTGATCCTAAAGTTCATAAATTAAAAAAAATGTACGCCGACAAATTAAGGGAGTAA
- a CDS encoding protein adenylyltransferase SelO: MKNLKINNRFTAELPADPNETNEVRQVSNALFSYVNPTKPSNPKLIHTSQEVAESVGISLDEIKSESFLNVFSGKEVLPETRPFAMCYAGHQFGNWAGQLGDGRAINLTEVTHNDESFMLQLKGAGRTPYSRTADGLAVLRSSVREYLCAEAMHHLGVPTTRSLSLMLSGDQVLRDMLYNGNAAYEKGAIVCRVAPSFIRFGSFEMLTARNELQSLKQFVTYNIKYYFPEIKGEPKEQYLQFFKTVADKTREMILHWQRVGFVHGVMNTDNMSIHGITIDYGPYGWLENYDPNWTPNTTDSQYRRYRFGNQPQIAQWNLYQLANAIFPLINEAEPLEKILESFMIDFESDYKNMFLSKLGLLISTETDNALVDGLETVLQLSETDMTIFFRNLSSVQKSDSPEKAIERIQDSFYIPEQISGTILESWQKWFTLYLERLRTEERSDKDRSEKMNTINPKYVLRNYMAQLAIDAADQEDYSLIDELYTLLQKPYDEQPEFQKWFAKRPDWARSKVGCSMLSCSS; this comes from the coding sequence ATGAAAAATTTAAAAATAAACAACCGATTTACTGCTGAATTGCCTGCAGATCCAAATGAAACCAACGAAGTTCGTCAAGTTTCTAATGCGCTTTTCTCGTATGTAAATCCAACAAAACCATCCAATCCTAAACTCATTCATACTTCACAGGAAGTAGCAGAATCGGTTGGAATTTCGCTTGATGAAATTAAGTCCGAATCCTTTTTGAATGTTTTTTCAGGGAAAGAAGTATTGCCTGAAACTCGTCCGTTTGCTATGTGCTATGCCGGACATCAGTTTGGAAACTGGGCAGGACAATTGGGTGACGGCCGTGCCATTAATTTAACTGAAGTGACACATAATGATGAATCTTTTATGCTTCAATTAAAAGGTGCCGGAAGAACTCCGTACTCCCGAACTGCTGACGGCCTGGCTGTTTTGCGTTCGTCTGTAAGAGAGTATTTATGTGCCGAAGCCATGCATCATTTAGGAGTTCCCACTACCCGATCGTTATCCCTTATGCTGTCCGGAGATCAAGTTTTACGTGATATGTTATACAATGGAAATGCCGCTTATGAAAAAGGTGCAATTGTTTGTCGCGTCGCTCCTTCCTTTATTCGTTTTGGAAGTTTTGAGATGCTGACCGCCCGAAATGAGCTTCAAAGTTTAAAACAGTTTGTAACGTACAACATTAAATACTACTTCCCGGAAATAAAAGGAGAGCCTAAAGAGCAATACCTACAATTTTTTAAAACAGTAGCTGATAAAACCCGCGAAATGATTCTGCATTGGCAGCGCGTGGGTTTTGTACACGGAGTAATGAATACCGACAACATGTCAATTCACGGAATTACGATTGATTATGGTCCTTATGGCTGGCTGGAAAATTACGACCCAAACTGGACTCCAAACACCACCGACAGCCAATACCGAAGATATCGTTTTGGAAATCAACCGCAGATTGCGCAATGGAATTTGTACCAATTGGCCAATGCCATTTTCCCTTTAATCAATGAAGCAGAACCTCTAGAAAAAATTCTGGAGTCTTTTATGATTGATTTTGAATCTGATTATAAGAATATGTTTTTAAGCAAATTAGGCTTGCTTATTTCAACCGAAACTGATAATGCGTTAGTTGACGGTTTGGAAACCGTTTTACAACTCTCTGAAACAGACATGACGATCTTTTTCCGAAATTTAAGCAGTGTACAAAAATCCGATTCTCCTGAAAAAGCTATCGAAAGAATTCAGGATTCGTTTTATATTCCGGAACAGATCTCAGGAACAATTTTAGAATCATGGCAAAAATGGTTTACTCTTTATCTCGAAAGACTTCGTACAGAAGAGCGTTCGGATAAAGACCGTTCGGAAAAAATGAATACTATAAATCCAAAGTACGTGCTGCGAAATTATATGGCGCAATTGGCTATTGATGCCGCAGATCAGGAAGATTATTCCTTAATTGATGAATTGTACACACTTTTACAAAAACCATACGACGAACAACCGGAATTTCAAAAATGGTTTGCCAAGCGTCCGGATTGGGCACGATCTAAGGTTGGGTGTTCCATGCTTTCCTGTAGTTCTTAG
- a CDS encoding YpdA family putative bacillithiol disulfide reductase — MNTYDLIIVGGGPIGLACAIESQKKGLRYLIIEKGAIVNSIFNYPLYMTFFSTAERLEIGNIPFSCLAPKPGRQEALEYYRNIHRYFNFSIHLFERVLQVEKLLNTTFKITTDKALYEAANVIIATGFYDIPIEMEVKGEELPKVRHYYKEAHEYAFRNVLVVGANNSSVDAALECWRKGANVTMVIRKKEINSRVKYWAKPDIENRIAEGSIKAYFESNITEIRGAEVEIETPMGKITIENDFVLALTGYKPDLAFLENMGIQLSEDELKTPTYNPETMETNVEGLFLAGVICGGMHTHKWFIENSRVHASMIVDYITSK; from the coding sequence ATGAATACATATGATTTGATTATTGTAGGGGGCGGACCAATTGGTCTGGCTTGTGCAATTGAATCCCAAAAGAAAGGTTTGCGTTATTTGATAATTGAAAAAGGAGCTATAGTCAATAGTATATTCAACTATCCTTTGTATATGACTTTTTTCTCCACTGCGGAAAGACTTGAAATAGGAAACATACCGTTCAGTTGTCTTGCCCCAAAACCTGGTCGTCAGGAAGCATTGGAGTATTATCGTAATATTCATCGGTATTTTAATTTTTCCATTCATTTATTTGAAAGAGTACTTCAGGTAGAAAAACTCTTAAATACTACTTTTAAAATTACAACCGATAAAGCACTTTATGAAGCCGCCAATGTGATAATTGCAACCGGTTTTTATGATATTCCGATTGAAATGGAAGTGAAAGGAGAAGAATTGCCTAAAGTCCGTCATTATTATAAGGAAGCCCATGAATATGCTTTCAGGAATGTTTTGGTGGTAGGAGCAAACAATTCTTCAGTAGATGCGGCTTTGGAATGTTGGAGAAAAGGAGCCAATGTAACCATGGTCATTCGGAAAAAGGAAATCAACAGTCGGGTAAAATATTGGGCAAAACCCGATATTGAAAACCGAATTGCGGAAGGCAGCATTAAAGCTTATTTCGAATCAAATATTACTGAAATCAGGGGGGCTGAAGTAGAAATAGAAACTCCTATGGGGAAAATTACTATTGAAAATGATTTTGTACTGGCGCTAACCGGATACAAACCTGATTTGGCTTTTCTGGAAAATATGGGAATACAATTATCAGAAGATGAATTAAAAACCCCTACATACAACCCCGAAACTATGGAAACCAATGTGGAAGGTTTATTCTTAGCGGGTGTAATTTGCGGAGGAATGCATACGCACAAATGGTTTATCGAAAATTCTCGTGTGCATGCGAGCATGATTGTGGATTACATTACTTCGAAATAA
- a CDS encoding CYTH domain-containing protein: MVEIERKFLVKSADFKEQAFTHNKIAQGYLSAVPERTVRVRIKGERGFITIKGVSQQGGMSRFEWENEIPLDEALELLKLCEKGKIEKTRYEIKLGKHIFEVDEFYGENEGLVMAEVELESETEIFEKPDWLGEEVTNDPRYYNAYLSKNPFKEREK; this comes from the coding sequence ATGGTCGAAATAGAAAGAAAGTTTCTGGTAAAATCAGCTGATTTTAAAGAACAGGCTTTTACGCACAATAAAATTGCCCAAGGATATTTAAGTGCAGTTCCGGAAAGAACAGTTCGTGTGCGTATCAAAGGCGAAAGAGGTTTTATTACCATAAAAGGAGTCAGTCAGCAGGGCGGAATGTCCCGCTTTGAATGGGAGAATGAAATTCCGCTTGATGAAGCATTGGAATTGCTTAAGTTATGTGAAAAAGGAAAAATCGAGAAAACACGTTACGAAATAAAATTAGGAAAACATATTTTTGAAGTAGACGAATTTTACGGTGAAAATGAAGGACTGGTGATGGCAGAAGTAGAGTTGGAATCGGAAACAGAAATTTTCGAGAAGCCGGATTGGCTGGGTGAAGAAGTAACAAATGACCCAAGATATTATAACGCTTATTTGAGTAAGAATCCTTTTAAAGAGCGGGAGAAGTAA
- a CDS encoding OmpA family protein: MSKKALYLLGIVITIILGTFLYLKFCCNCTMKTPAIDTGKVSKVVAPDETIVPFILNGSGIDYHTNDNIKFLKNSSTALLPVGDSVSIGVQNLKTFLIANPKQKITLTGYATSDETNTTTFENLGLARANDIKKYFVSQGLPDAQLNTKGEVIDKWQTKKDTLFGPVKYAFEAPEAAPAVTDEWIILKEKINGDPLILHFSTNKSSDKLTPAEKEKVADLVKYMEHVKEAVIVAVGHSDNVGNRDSNVALGQKRAEFTKNYLSKNGVDGNRITAESKGPDEPIGENTTAEGRANNRRTVITIK, translated from the coding sequence ATGTCTAAAAAAGCACTTTATCTGTTAGGCATTGTAATAACCATTATTTTAGGTACCTTTTTGTATTTGAAATTTTGCTGCAATTGCACTATGAAAACACCTGCAATTGATACCGGAAAAGTATCAAAAGTAGTGGCTCCGGACGAAACTATTGTCCCTTTTATTCTAAATGGTTCCGGAATTGATTATCACACCAATGATAATATCAAGTTCCTTAAAAACAGTTCTACAGCACTTTTGCCTGTGGGTGATTCGGTATCGATTGGAGTTCAAAACCTTAAAACATTCCTGATCGCTAATCCAAAGCAAAAAATTACCCTAACAGGTTATGCTACTTCAGATGAAACCAATACGACCACTTTTGAAAATCTAGGCCTCGCACGGGCTAATGACATTAAAAAATATTTTGTGTCGCAAGGTTTACCTGATGCGCAGTTAAACACAAAAGGTGAAGTGATTGATAAATGGCAAACGAAAAAAGATACACTTTTTGGACCTGTCAAATATGCTTTTGAAGCTCCGGAAGCCGCTCCGGCTGTAACCGATGAATGGATTATTCTGAAAGAGAAAATCAATGGTGATCCACTTATTTTACATTTCAGTACCAATAAATCCAGTGATAAGTTAACTCCTGCAGAAAAAGAAAAAGTTGCCGATCTAGTGAAATATATGGAACATGTGAAAGAAGCGGTAATTGTGGCTGTTGGGCATAGTGATAATGTTGGAAACCGTGATTCTAATGTGGCTCTTGGTCAAAAACGAGCTGAGTTTACTAAAAATTATTTGTCGAAAAATGGTGTTGACGGAAATCGGATAACAGCAGAATCAAAAGGTCCTGACGAGCCTATTGGTGAGAACACCACTGCCGAAGGTAGGGCAAACAACAGAAGAACAGTAATAACAATTAAATAA
- a CDS encoding o-succinylbenzoate synthase, producing MKATFHKYMLDFKRPSGTSRGVMTEKETWFIVLEENGKKGIGECGILRGLSADDREDYEEKLQWTCDNIHLGEKALWDALLEFPSIQFGVEMAFLSFKSEDPFVLFPSDFTSNVESIVINGLVWMGESSFMKEQIEEKLATGFNCIKLKIGAINFEKELELLAFIRSHFSAEQIEIRVDANGAFALNEALGKLNQLNKYQLHSIEQPIKKGNIAAMADLCKTTPFPIALDEELIGIFSLEEKEALLQKIQPQYIILKPSFVGGFKGTKEWIDLADKYQIGWWITSALESNIGLNAIAQWTFLQNSKMPQGLGTGALYTNNFDCPLEVVGGQLWYSKTKDWDFDFLSSL from the coding sequence ATGAAAGCAACCTTCCATAAATACATGCTTGATTTTAAAAGGCCTTCCGGGACTTCAAGAGGGGTTATGACCGAGAAGGAAACCTGGTTTATTGTTCTGGAAGAGAACGGTAAAAAAGGAATAGGAGAGTGTGGAATACTTCGTGGTTTGAGTGCGGATGATCGCGAAGATTATGAAGAAAAACTGCAGTGGACGTGTGATAATATTCATTTAGGAGAAAAGGCGCTTTGGGATGCTTTGTTAGAATTTCCATCGATACAATTTGGTGTTGAAATGGCATTTTTATCCTTTAAAAGTGAAGATCCTTTTGTTTTGTTTCCGTCCGATTTTACCAGTAATGTAGAGTCAATTGTGATAAATGGTCTGGTTTGGATGGGGGAATCTTCCTTTATGAAAGAACAAATCGAAGAGAAATTAGCCACCGGTTTTAATTGTATAAAATTGAAAATAGGAGCGATCAATTTCGAAAAGGAATTGGAGTTATTGGCTTTTATTCGCAGTCATTTTTCAGCAGAGCAAATTGAAATCAGGGTGGATGCTAATGGCGCTTTTGCTTTAAATGAAGCATTAGGTAAATTGAATCAATTGAATAAATATCAGTTGCATAGCATTGAACAGCCTATAAAGAAAGGAAACATTGCCGCAATGGCCGATTTGTGTAAAACCACACCGTTTCCGATTGCTCTCGATGAAGAATTGATTGGTATTTTTTCATTGGAAGAAAAGGAGGCTTTACTGCAAAAAATACAACCACAATACATTATTCTAAAACCTAGTTTTGTTGGTGGCTTCAAAGGCACAAAAGAATGGATAGATTTGGCCGATAAATATCAAATAGGATGGTGGATTACTTCAGCATTGGAAAGTAACATAGGTCTTAATGCGATCGCACAATGGACATTTTTGCAAAACTCAAAAATGCCTCAGGGTCTTGGAACCGGAGCACTTTACACGAATAATTTTGATTGTCCGCTTGAAGTTGTGGGGGGGCAGTTATGGTACAGTAAAACAAAAGACTGGGATTTCGATTTTCTCAGCAGCTTATAA
- a CDS encoding tetratricopeptide repeat protein translates to MILKKIALFLLITTSCSIFAQKDGYWDKERATTKEIIVSARDRIMLKTEDLPVGTTEIVYRITLLDENQEMANSLVSVLKSIPDPTGISQGSAGAVFLMSKISGDDTCTYALFTSNETAKKYITDGKTDKACYDQKDPLSKDAKRLSLDKSSCLGQNVNTLWFGFHSKNWLLNQKIVLEVVPWVDTKLNRGWNQDNKNEIISLCKTSTMAQKMANSDDFCVCILDKIMKQYRYTEFQKLLPIEKSKVYKDFGNSCYKDADISKNVYNDLRTQVAALVRLHKYNEAIPKLNTIINDGKATALDYSSIGYCYILTKQYAKAIKFLKEGEKLDDTELLVKLNLAHVYLISDDYSEAKAIYKKYQSQNVTDSLSWIEKTKQDFVIFQKAGLPSKDFEKILKLYN, encoded by the coding sequence ATGATTTTAAAAAAAATTGCCCTGTTTCTTTTAATTACAACTTCGTGCAGCATTTTTGCGCAAAAAGACGGTTATTGGGATAAAGAACGTGCTACTACAAAAGAAATTATAGTTTCTGCCCGTGACCGAATTATGCTTAAAACAGAAGATTTACCCGTAGGAACAACAGAAATTGTATACCGAATCACACTTCTGGATGAAAATCAGGAAATGGCAAACAGTCTGGTCTCCGTTCTAAAATCAATTCCGGATCCAACCGGAATCAGTCAGGGATCGGCCGGAGCAGTTTTTCTGATGTCTAAAATTTCAGGAGATGATACCTGTACGTATGCTCTGTTTACCTCCAACGAAACAGCAAAAAAGTATATCACTGATGGTAAAACGGATAAAGCCTGTTACGATCAGAAAGATCCCTTAAGCAAAGACGCTAAACGATTATCGCTGGATAAATCGTCCTGTCTGGGTCAGAATGTAAATACACTTTGGTTTGGTTTTCACAGCAAAAACTGGCTTTTAAATCAAAAAATAGTTTTGGAAGTGGTGCCGTGGGTAGACACAAAATTAAATCGTGGATGGAATCAGGACAATAAAAATGAAATTATAAGCCTTTGTAAAACCTCCACAATGGCTCAGAAAATGGCGAATTCTGATGATTTTTGTGTTTGCATACTCGATAAAATCATGAAACAATATCGTTATACGGAGTTTCAAAAGTTACTGCCAATTGAAAAGAGTAAAGTTTATAAGGATTTTGGAAATAGCTGTTATAAAGATGCTGATATTTCTAAAAATGTTTATAACGACCTAAGAACACAAGTGGCTGCTTTAGTCAGACTTCATAAATACAACGAAGCAATTCCGAAACTGAATACTATTATTAACGACGGAAAAGCAACGGCTTTGGATTACAGTTCGATAGGATATTGCTATATTTTGACCAAACAATACGCTAAAGCCATTAAATTTCTGAAAGAAGGTGAAAAGTTGGACGATACGGAGTTGCTTGTCAAATTAAATCTGGCGCACGTTTATCTGATTAGTGATGATTATAGCGAAGCGAAAGCCATTTATAAAAAATACCAGTCGCAAAACGTAACAGACAGTTTAAGCTGGATAGAGAAAACAAAACAGGATTTCGTAATTTTTCAAAAAGCAGGATTACCCTCAAAAGATTTTGAAAAAATATTGAAACTGTACAATTAA
- a CDS encoding DUF2199 domain-containing protein, with protein sequence MSDIKFICECCGEEHESWPAIAYSSPSAYNKLSEQEKEEIAVIDQDFCVIKHEDHINRFIRVVLVQQVNDHCEDLEYGFWVSLSEKSFEDYLENGEDENHEAQYFGWLSNYIPDYEFSNSIPTTVVTKPGNERPEIFPHQDFDHPFVKDFYNGITKAEAEKRIYRILNNKV encoded by the coding sequence ATGTCAGATATTAAATTTATTTGTGAATGCTGTGGCGAAGAGCATGAAAGCTGGCCTGCAATTGCTTACAGTTCACCTTCTGCTTACAACAAGCTTTCGGAACAGGAAAAAGAAGAAATTGCAGTTATTGACCAGGATTTTTGTGTCATTAAACATGAAGATCATATCAATCGCTTTATAAGAGTGGTTTTGGTTCAGCAAGTGAACGATCATTGCGAAGATTTAGAGTATGGCTTCTGGGTTTCACTTAGTGAAAAAAGTTTTGAAGACTATCTGGAAAATGGCGAAGATGAAAATCACGAGGCGCAGTATTTCGGATGGCTTTCCAATTACATTCCGGATTACGAATTTTCGAACAGTATTCCGACAACAGTAGTGACTAAACCTGGTAATGAAAGACCTGAGATTTTTCCACACCAGGATTTCGATCATCCTTTTGTGAAAGATTTTTATAACGGTATTACAAAAGCTGAAGCGGAGAAAAGAATTTACAGAATATTAAATAATAAGGTCTGA
- a CDS encoding metal-dependent hydrolase yields the protein MKITFYGHASLGIEVGGKQIIVDPFITGNPQAAGVDINSLEADYILLTHAHGDHILDVEAIANRTKAAIVSNAEIAGYYAKLGFSSHPMNHGGSWQFDFGKVKYVNAIHSSSFPDGSYGGNPGGFVIEGEHKNIYIAGDTALTMDMKLIPMRTKLDLAILPIGNNFTMDVEDAIIASDFVECDKILGYHFDTFGYIKIDHEDAIRKFFDKGKDLMLLEIGESIEL from the coding sequence ATGAAAATAACATTTTACGGACATGCGTCTTTAGGTATTGAAGTGGGTGGAAAACAAATTATTGTAGATCCTTTTATTACAGGAAATCCACAAGCAGCAGGAGTTGATATCAACAGCTTAGAAGCAGATTATATTTTACTTACTCATGCGCATGGTGATCATATTCTGGATGTTGAAGCTATTGCCAATCGTACCAAAGCAGCGATCGTTTCAAATGCTGAAATTGCAGGTTATTATGCTAAATTAGGTTTCAGTTCACACCCGATGAATCACGGTGGAAGCTGGCAATTTGATTTTGGAAAAGTGAAATATGTCAATGCGATTCATTCAAGCTCTTTCCCTGATGGAAGTTATGGTGGAAATCCGGGTGGGTTTGTAATCGAAGGCGAACATAAAAACATTTACATTGCCGGCGATACTGCACTGACTATGGATATGAAACTGATTCCAATGAGAACCAAATTGGATCTGGCCATTCTTCCAATCGGTAATAATTTTACAATGGATGTTGAAGATGCCATCATAGCCTCAGATTTTGTAGAATGCGATAAGATCCTTGGATATCATTTTGATACTTTTGGTTACATTAAAATAGATCATGAAGACGCTATTCGCAAGTTCTTCGATAAAGGAAAAGATCTGATGCTTTTGGAAATTGGCGAGTCAATTGAACTGTAA
- the menA gene encoding 1,4-dihydroxy-2-naphthoate octaprenyltransferase, with amino-acid sequence MKHWIEAARLRTLPLSVSGIIVGSIYALSNPTETINTPTEVFSWKIFGFALLTTLGLQVLSNFANDYGDGVKGTDNADRVGPQRAIQSGVITPQAMKKAIIITSFLTLLSAIVLIYFAFGESNFGYSIFFLLLGIAAIVSAIRYTVGNSAYGYRGFGDLFVFIFFGLVSTLGVNFLYSKEVDPLLILPAISIGLLSVGVLNLNNMRDEESDRKSGKNTIVVQIGGAKAKIYHFTLIITAMLLVVTFAFLSDYNFDQYLFLLAFVPLTKHLITVYKNQNPKLLDPELKKLALSTFLLSILLTVCMISLISDIIVNLFLGGR; translated from the coding sequence ATGAAACATTGGATTGAAGCCGCTCGTTTGCGTACATTGCCTTTATCAGTTTCCGGAATCATAGTAGGAAGTATATATGCCTTATCAAACCCAACGGAAACCATTAATACACCAACAGAGGTATTCAGTTGGAAAATTTTTGGTTTTGCACTATTAACGACGCTTGGATTGCAGGTTTTATCCAATTTTGCAAATGATTACGGCGATGGTGTAAAAGGTACTGACAATGCGGACAGGGTTGGACCACAAAGAGCTATTCAGAGTGGTGTTATTACACCTCAGGCCATGAAAAAAGCCATTATAATTACTTCATTTCTGACCTTGTTGTCTGCAATTGTATTGATCTATTTTGCTTTTGGAGAAAGTAATTTTGGATATTCCATCTTTTTCTTATTGCTTGGAATAGCAGCAATTGTTTCGGCAATTCGTTATACCGTTGGAAATTCAGCTTACGGATACAGAGGATTTGGAGATTTGTTCGTTTTTATTTTCTTTGGATTGGTTAGTACATTGGGAGTAAACTTTTTGTATTCAAAAGAAGTCGATCCGCTTTTGATCTTACCGGCCATTTCAATCGGTTTATTAAGTGTTGGAGTTTTAAACCTGAACAATATGCGTGATGAAGAATCAGATCGCAAATCAGGAAAAAATACGATTGTAGTTCAGATTGGTGGTGCAAAAGCTAAAATTTATCATTTCACTTTGATTATTACGGCTATGCTTTTAGTGGTTACTTTTGCCTTTTTGAGTGATTATAACTTCGATCAGTATTTGTTTTTATTGGCTTTTGTTCCTTTAACTAAGCATTTAATTACCGTTTATAAAAACCAAAATCCAAAGTTGTTAGATCCCGAATTGAAGAAACTGGCACTAAGCACCTTTTTACTTTCAATATTACTGACGGTATGTATGATTTCATTGATTTCAGACATTATTGTAAACCTCTTTTTAGGGGGAAGATAA